A region of the Streptomyces sp. NBC_00442 genome:
TACATCCGCAACGGCTACGGCCTGACCGAGTGCACCGCCCCCTGTGCCTCGGTCCCGCCCGAGAAGGAAGCGCCGGTCGACCCCGTCTCGGGCACCCTCTCGGTCGGCGTGCCCGGACCCCGGACGGTCGTACGGATCCTCGACCCCGCGGGCAACGAGGTGCCCTTCGGCGAACAGGGCGAGATCGTGGTGCGCGGACCGCAGGTGGTGCCCGGCTACTGGCGCCGCCCCGACGCCACCGCCGAGGCGTTCCCCGACGGCGAACTGCGCACCGGCGACATCGGGTTCATGGACCGCGACGGCTGGCTCTACGTGGTCGACCGCATGAAGGACATGATCAACGCGTCGGGCTTCAAGGTCTGGCCGCGTGAGGTCGAGGACGTGCTCTACACGCACCCGGACGTGCGCGAGGCGGCCGTCGTGGGCGTCCCCGACGCCTACCGGGGCGAGAGCGTCAAGGCGTACGTCTCCCTGCGCCCCGGCGCCGAGGCCGGCCCCGCCGATCTCGCCGCGTACTGCAAGGAGCGGCTCGCCGCCTACAAGTACCCGCGCGAGGTGGAGATCCTGGCGGAGCTTCCCAAGACGACGAGTGGGAAGATCCTCAGGCGGGAACTGCGCAGCCAGGCGTAGCGACCGGAGCGCCGGCGCAGCAGGACCGGAACAGGGCGGGGGGCCGCGGCCCCCCGCGCACGTACGAGAGAAAGGTGGCGGCGATGGCCAAGGCGACGGACACGAGCGGCACCACACCCGTCCCCCAGCGGCTGCTCGCCGCCGCCACCCGCCTGTTCGCGGAGAACGGCTACGACCGCACCTCCGTCCAGGAGATCGTCGAGGCGGCCGGCGTCACCAAGGGTGCGCTCTACCACTACTTCGGCTCCAAGGAGGACCTCCTCCAGGAGGTGTACTCCCGGGTGCTCCGCCTCCAGCAGGAGCGGCTCGACGCGTACGCGGGCGCGGACGCGCCGATCGAGCAGCGGCTGCGCGAGGCGGCCGCGGACGTGGTGGTGACCACCATCGACAACCTCGACGACGCGGCGATCTTCTTCCGGTCGATGCACCAGCTGAGCCCGGAGAAGAACAAGCAGGTGCGCGCCGAGCGCCGCCGCTACCACGAGCGGTTCCGCGCGCTCATCGAGGAGGGCCAGGAGGCCGGGGTGTTCTCCACCGCGACCCCGGCCGACCTGGTGGTGGACTACCACTTCGGCTCCGTCCACCACCTGTCCACCTGGTACCGGCCGGGCGGCCCGCTGACCCAGCAGCAGGTCGCCGACCATCTCGCCGACCTGCTGCTGCGCGCGCTGCGGCCCTGAACTCGAACTACCGGACCGGCGGCCCGAACTACCGGACCGGCGGCCCGAACTACCCTTCCGCTAGAGGTACTTCTTCAGTTCGCGGCGGGCGAGCGAGCGCTGGTGCACCTCGTCGGGGCCGTCCGCGAGCCGCAACGTCCGTGCCGCGGCCCACAGTTCGGCCAGCGGGAAGTCCTGGCTGACGCCGCCCGCGCCGTGCAGCTGCACCGCGTTGTCGATGATGCCGACCACGGTGCGCGGAGTGGCGATCTTGATGGCCTGGATCTCGGTGTGCGCGCCGCGGTTGCCCACGGTGTCCATCAGCCAGGCCGTCTTCAGAACGAGCAGGCGCAACTGCTCGACCGCGACACGGGCGTCCGCGATCCACTCCTGCACCACGCCCTGCTGGGCGATCGGCTTGCCGAACGCCGTACGGGACACGGCCCTTCGGCACATCAGCTCGATGGCCCGCTCGGCCATCCCGATCAGGCGCATGCAGTGGTGGATCCGGCCAGGACCGAGCCGCGCCTGCGCGATGGCGAAGCCGCCGCCCTGCTCGCCGACGAGGTTGCTCGCGGGCACCCGGGCCCCGTGGAAGACGACCTCGGCGTGACCGCCGTGGTAGTGGTCCTCGTAGCCGTACACCTGCATGGCGCGGCGGATCTCGACGCCCGGGGTGTCGCGCGGAACAAGGATCATCGACTGCTGGCGCCGCACGTCGTCGTTGGCCGGGTCGGTCTTGCCCATCACGATGAAGATCGCACAGTCCGGGTTCATCGCGCCGGAGATGTACCACTTGCGCCCGGTGATGACGTAGTCGTCACCGTCCCGCTCGATGCGCGTCTCGATGTTGGTGGCGTCCGAGGAGGCCACCTCCGGCTCGGTCATCGCGAACGCCGAGCGGATCTCCCCGGCGAGCAGTGGCTCGAGCCACCGCTTCTTCTGCTCGTCCGAGCCGAACTGCGCCAGCACCTCCATGTTCCCGGTGTCCGGGGCCGCGCAGTTGAGGGCGGTCGGCGCCAAGTGCGGGGAGCGGCCGGTGATTTCGGCCAGCGGGGCGTACTGGAGGTTGGTGAGCCCGGCGCCGTGCTCCGGGTCGGGCAGGAAGAGGTTCCACAGGCCCTGGCGGCGCGCCTCGGCCTTGAGGTCCTCCACCACCCGCGGGGTGTCCCACGGCGAGGCGAGCAGCGCGCGCTGCTCGTGCGCGGTGGTCTCGGCGGGGTGGACGTACTCCTCCATGAAGGCGAGGAGCCTGGTCCGCAGTTCTTCGGTACGGGCGTCGAATGCGAAGTCCATGGCGGGGTCAGCCTTCCTGAAGGGTGGTGAGACCGTGCTCGATGAAGACGGGGACCAGCTCGCCGATGCGGTCGAACCCGGCGCCCACGGTCTGGCCGAGGGTGTAGCGGTAGTGGATGCCTTCGAGGATCACGGCGAGCTTGAACCAGGCGAACGCCGTGTACCAGGCGATCGCGGAGGTGTCGCGGCCGGAGCGGGCCGCATAGCGCTCGATCAGCTCGGCGGGGGAGGGGTGCCCGGCGGCGCCGGCCGTGGTGGAGACCGGGGAGTGCGGGAGCTCCAGCTTCGCGCTGTACATGACGAGGAGCCCGAGGTCGGTCAGCGGGTCGCCCAGGGTGGACATCTCCCAGTCGAGCACGGCGTTGATCCGGTCGTCGTCCCCGATCAGGACGTTGTCCAGGCGGTAGTCGCCGTGGACGACGGTGGGCGCCGGCGAGGCCGGCAGGTCGCGTCCGAGGGCGGCGTGCAGTTCGTCGATGCCGCCGAGGGGCCGGTTGCGGGAGGCGTCGAGCTGCTTGCCCCAGCGCCGCAGCTGCCGGTCGAGGAACCCCTCGGGGCGCCCGAAGTCGCCGAGCCCGACCGACTCGGGGTCCACGGCGTGCAGCTCGACCAGCGTGTCCACCAGCGACAGCACGGCCGCCCTGGTCCGCTCGGGGCCGAGCGGCGCGAGCTGTTCGGCGGTGCGGTACGGCGTCCCGGCCACGTACTCCATGACGTAGAACGGCGAGCCGAGCACCGACTCGTCCTCGCAGAGCAGCACCGGCTCGGGCACCGGAACGGCGGTCGGGTGCAGCGCGCTGATCACCCGGTGTTCGCGCTTCATGTCGTGCGCGGTGGCGAGCACATGGCCCAGCGGCGGCCGCCGTACGACCCACTGCCCGGTGCCGTCCGTGACGACATAGGTCAGGTTCGACCGGCCGCCCTCGATCAGGCGGGCACGGAGCGGTCCGCTCACGAGGCCCGGACGGGCGCGGTCCAGATGGGCCCGCAGCCGCTCCGGATCGAGGCCTGGCGGGGGGACTGCGCTCATGTTCGGCACCTCCACGGCGGGATCGGTCGTCCTGTGACGAGAACACGCTACCGACCAGTCGGTATGCCGTCCAGAGCGGGCCCGGCCGGATTCGGGCGGGCGCGCCGTGGCGCGGCGTTCACCGACCGCGTCACCGACGGCATTCACCGACCGCGTTCAGAACAGCATGGCGACGGCGAGACAGGCCAGGGCCACCGTGCACGCGGCCGCCGCGAGGGCGGCGCGCACCCCGAGCACCCGGGGGCGGGCGCCGCCGCTCAGCGTCTGGATGCGGCGGTGCGCCACCGCGAGGAAGCCGAGCCACACCAGCGCGCCGAGCGTCACCGCCACCAGCGCGAGGGGTGAACTTCCCCGGTGCACGGCCTGTTTGGCGGCGAGCACGGCGGCCACCGTGCACGACAGGGTGGTACGCCGCCACGCGAGCCGGGTCCGCTCGGGCTGGAGCCCCGGGTCGCGTGCGGGCACCCGTGCGGGCATCAGCCCGCCCAGCCGAAGACCACGACCACCACCATCGACACGGCGACCAGGGCCACCGCGAGGCTCAGGACGGTCGGGAAACGCGACACCGGCAGGTCCTCGCCGCGCCGCATGGCCCGCTCGCACCGCACCCAGTGGTTCACCGCCCGCAGCGCGCACAGCACCCCCGCGGCGAGCAGCGCGAGCGCGAGCGCCACCCGGATGCCCCGGCGCAGGTCCGGCAGGAACTGGTCGACCGCGAAGCCGCCGCCGACCAGCGCGAGCGAGGTCCTGATCCAGGCCAGGAAGGTGCGCTCGTTGGCGAGCGAGAACCGGTAGTCGGGGGTCTCGCCCTCCTCGCCGATCCGCTGGGGCGCGAACCACAGCCGCAGCGTCTGCACGATCGTGATCACTCGCCGCACCCTACCCGGCGGCCCCTCAGGACAGCGCGAGCCCCGAGGCGCGCAGCCGCCGCCACGCCGCGAGCCCGTCCGGCACCCACTCCCAGTCGTCGATGCGGCGCTCCAGCTCGTCGAGCGGCAGGAAGGCGTGCCAGGCGACCTCCTCCACCTGCGGGTCCACGGGCAGCTCGCACCGCACCTCGTACACCGACGACCACCAGCTCTGCTCACCGTTGTCGAAGAGGAACTTGAACAGCGGCACCGGCCGCGGCAGCCCGCGCACCCCGAGCTCCTCCTCCGCCTCGCGCAGCGCCGCGTCGTCGTACGACTCGCCGGCGCCCACCACCCCGCCGACGAACAGGTCGTACAGGGAGGGGAAGACGAGCTTGTCCGGGGTGCGGCGGTGGACGAAGATCCGGCCCGCCGCGTCCCGGGCCAGGATGAACACGCAGCGGTGCCGCAGGTTCCGCGCGTAGGCGTCGGCCCGCCGGGCCTGCCCGGTCACGGTGTCGTGCTCGTCGACGATGTCCAGGATTTCATCAGCCGGATTCATGGAGCCATGAAACCACCGCCCCGGCGGCCCTCCACCGGCCCCGTCGCCCCGCCCCCGCGCCGCCCACCGGGACGCTCAGTGCGGCTGGAGGTCACAGGTCTCCTCCTGCGGCGCGGTGCCGGACGGCATCGCGGGGTGCATCCCGAGCAGCACGATCCCCGCCACGATCGCCGCGAGCCCGGCCGCCTCCCAGGCCAGCGCCCCCGTGTCGGTACGCAGCCGGTCCCCGAGGAAGCCGACCGCGCAGGCGATCCCCGCGAGCGGCTGCGCCGCCGTCAGGGCGGGCAGCGACATCCGCAGCGGAGCCGTCTCGAAGGCGCTCTGCACCAGGACGAGCCCGGTGATCCCGAGCGCGATCACCGCGTACGGCTGCCAGCTCGTCATCAGCTCCGGCCAGCCGCCGCGCGACAGGCGCTGCCCGCTGATCCGGGTCAGCGCGTCCTGGAGGCCGTACAGCATGCCCGCGGCGAGGGCCAGCAGCACCGGCGCCGCCACGCTGAGCCGGTCGTGCTTGGCGAGCGCCGCGAGCACCAGCGCGGTGCCGACCACGATGCCCACGATCAGCCAGTGCCGCAGCGCACCCGCGACGGCGACGCCGCCCTGCGGCTGGCCCGCCACGATGAACGCGGTCACCCCGCCGGCGAGCAGCACGAGCCCCGCCCAGCCCTGACGGCCGAGCGGCTGGCGGGTCCACAGCCGCGACAGCCACATCGCGAAGAACAGGTTGGTCGCCACCAGCGGCTCGACCAGCGACACCTCGCCGTAGCCGAGCGCGAGGGCGCTCAGCACCATCCCCGCCACCATCAGGCCTATCCCGGCCAGCCAGCGCGGCATCCGCACCAGGTCGAGCAGCAGCCTCGGGGAGAGGAAGTCGCTCAGCGGGGCGTGCTGCGCCGCGTTCTGCTGCAGCACGAAGCCCGAGCCCAGACAACACGCTGCGCTCACGGCGAGGACGAGGACCAGGACCGACACGACGTACACCTCAAGTACGGCCGGGGGGCGCTGTTTTGGCCGACGATAGCGCCCCGGCGACGCGGCTGCCTCCCGGGTGCCCGCCGCCGGGCGGTTGACGCCGGGTGACGGCCCGCCGAAGATCTGACCCACGGGTAACCTGGCGGACGAGCGGAATGAGCGGCCGATGGCGTACGACGCCGATGTGATCGTGATCGGGGCGGGCCTCGCGGGCCTGGTGGCCACCGCCGAGCTGGTGGACGCCGGCAAAAAGGTGATCCTGCTCGACCAGGAGCCCGAACGGTCCCTGGGCGGCCAGGCGCACTGGTCCTTCGGCGGTCTCTTCCTCGTGGACTCGCCCGAGCAGCGCCGTATGAGGATCAAGGACAGCCGGGCGCTCGCGCTCCAGGACTGGTACGGCACGGCCGGCTTCGACCGGGACGAGGACCACTGGCCACGCGAGTGGGCCACGGCGTACGTCGACTTCGCGGCGGGCGAGAAGCGGGCGTGGCTGCACGCCCAGGGGGTCCGGTTCTTCCCCGTGGTGGGCTGGGCCGAACGGGGCGGCTACGACGCCACCGGGCATGGCAACTCCGTTCCCCGCTTCCACATCACCTGGGGCACCGGGCCGGGCATCGTCGCCCCGTTCGAGCGGAGAGTGCGGGAGGGCGCCGCCCGGGGACTCGTTCAGTTCGCGTTCCGCCACCGGGTCACGGGGCTCGGCCGCAGCGCCGGAACCGTCGACACCGTCACCGGCGAGATCCTGGAGCCGTCCGGTGCCGCGCGCGGGACCGCGTCCACCCGGACCGTCACCGGCTCCTTCGAGCTTACGGCGCAGGCGGTGATCGTGACCAGCGGCGGCATCGGAGGCAACCACGACCTCGTGCGGGCCCAGTGGCCCGAGCGGCTCGGCACCCCGCCCGAACACATGCTCTCCGGGGTGCCCGCCCATGTGGACGGCCTCATGCTCGGCATCACCGAACGGGCCGGCGCCCACCACATCAACCGCGACCGGATGTGGCACTACACCGAGGGCATCCAGAACTGGAACCCGATATGGGCCCGGCACGGCATACGCATTCTCCCCGGCCCCTCCTCGCTCTGGCTGGACGCGCGCGGCAGCCGGCTTCCGGTGCCGCTCTTCCCCGGCTTCGACACGCTCGGCACGCTCGACCACATCATGAAGACCGGGTACGACTACACGTGGTTCGTCCTCGACCAGAAGATCATCGGCAAGGAGTTCGCCCTGTCGGGCTCCGAGCAGAACCCCGACCTGACGGGCAAGTCCGTACGCGGTGTCATCGGGCGGGCCCGTGCCGATGTGCCGGGGCCGGTCAAGGCGTTCATGGACCACGGCGCCGACTTCGTCGTCGAGAAGGACCTCGCCTCGCTGGTGCGCGGCATGAACGCGCTCACCGAGGAGCCCCTCATCGACGAGGCGGCGCTGCGCCGCGAGATCGTGGCCCGCGACCGTGAGATCGCCAACCCCTTCACCAAGGACCTCCAGGTCACCGCCCTGCGCGGGGCCCGTGCCTATCTCGGCGACAAGCTGATCCGCACCGCGCCCCCGCACCGCATCCTCGACCCGGAGGCCGGCCCGCTGATCGCGGTGAAGCTGCACATCCTGACCCGCAAGTCGCTCGGCGGCCTGGAGACCGATCTGTCCTCGCGCGTCCTCATGGCGGGCGGCGAGCCGCTGCCGGGCGTGTACGCGGCGGGGGAGGCGGCCGGGTTCGGCGGCGGAGGCGTCCACGGCTACCGCTCCCTGGAAGGCACCTTCCTCGGCGGCTGCATCTTCTCCGGGCGTGCGGCGGGCCGTGCGGCGGCGAAGGCCGTCTCGTAGGGGGGCCCGTGCCCCGGGCGGGGAATTTCTGACGGAACGGTGACGTGCGGCCCCGGCCCCTGGCAGGACCGGCCCGCGGGTGTTCGAATCATGGGGTGACACCAGAACCAACGCCTCCGCCCGAGCGGGGCGCACCCGTCGGGCGCCGGCTCGTGCTCGGCATGCTCGGACTCGGCGTGGCCGGCGTCGCCTCCGCCCGCTACCTCCAGGGCGGCCTGGAATCCTTCCTCGGCGCCGCCGCCGACAAGGACCCCACCGGGCTCACCAGCCTGCTGCCCAACGGCGGCGGCTTCCGCTACTACTCGGTCACCTCGTCGGTGCCGAACAAGAGCGCCGCCGACTACCGCCTGAGCGTCGACGGCCTGGTGACCAGGCCGACGTCCTACACACTGGACGCGCTGCGCGCGCTGCCGCAGACCCGCCTGGTGCGCGATGTGCAGTGCGTGACCGGCTGGCGGGTGCCCGGCACCCCCTTCGCCGGGGTCCAGCTGTCCCGCCTCCTGGACGCGGCGGGAGTGCGCCCCGGCGCCGGCGCGGTCCGCTTCACCTGCTTCGACGGCGCGTACAGCGAGAGCCTCACCCTCGAACAGGCGCGCCGCGACGACGTGTTGATCGCCCTGAGCATGCAGGACAAGCCGGTCAGCCACGCGCACGGCGGCCCGGTCCGCCTGTACGTGGCGCCCATGTACTTCTACAAGTCGGCGAAATGGCTCTCCGGGATCACGGTGACGGAGAAGGTCGAGCGGGGATTCTGGGAGGAGCGAGGCTATGACACCGACGCCTGGGTCGGCCGGTCCAACGGACGCGAAGACACCCCCACCGCCTCCTGAACTCCCCTACACGGTACGGAGGTTCACGCCCGGCGTGCGATGGGTGCACCGGGCCACGGCCTGGCTGATGGGCGCCTGTGTGGTCACCGCCGCGATCCTGTACGTCCCGCAGTTCGCCGAGGCGGTCGGCCGCCGTGAACTGGTGGTGCGGGTGCACGAGATCTGCGGGGTGCTGCTGCCCGTGCCGGTCCTGGCCGGGCTCGTGTCGCGCGCCGTCCGGGCGGATCTGGGCCGGCTCAACCGCTTCTACCCGTACGACCGCACCTGGCTGCGCAGCGCCCTGCGCCGGCTGCGCGAGCCGCGGCCCGCTGACAAGTTCAACGCCGGGCAGAAGGTGTACGCGGGCTGGATCGCGGGTGCCTGCCTGGTGATGCTGGGCACCGGCCTGGTGATGTGGTTCACGCACCTCGCGCCCATCGAGGTGCGGATCGGGTCCACGTTCGTCCACGACTGGCTCTCGCTCGCCGTCGGCATCGTCGTCGCCGGACACGTGTGGATGGCGTTCGGCGACCCGGAGGCACGCCGTGGCATGCGTACCGGGTCGGTCGAACGGCGGTGGGCGGAGCGTGAACACCCCTTGTGGGAACCGGGAGGGGACGACGCGGGTCCGGAACCCCGGCTAGACGACGAGTGACAGGAGCAGCACGAAGCCGAGCGACACCACGGAGATGATCGTCTCCATCACCGACCAGGTCTTGACCGTCTGGCCGACGCTCATCCCGAAGTACTCCTTCACCAGCCAGAACCCGGCGTCGTTGACGTGGCTGAAGAAGAGCGAACCGGCGCCGACGGCGAGCACGAGCAGCGCCGCGTGCGCGGTCGACATGTCGGCCGCGAGCGGTGCCACCAGACCCGCGGCGGAGATCGTCGCGACCGTCGCCGAGCCCGTCGCGAGCCGGATCGCGACCGCGATCAGCCAGGCGAGCAGCAGCGAGGGAATCGCCCAGTCCCTGGAGAAGTCCAGGATCATCCGGCCGACACCCACGTCGATCAGCGTCTGCTTGAAGCCGCCGCCCGCGCCCACGATGAGCAGGACGCCCGCGATCGGCGCGAGGGACTTCTCGACGGTCGTCGAGATCCGCTCCTTGGTGAACCCGGCGGCCCGGCCGAGTGTGAAGAGGGCGACCAGGACGGCGGCGAGCAGCGCGATCAGGGGCGAGCCGATGACGTCGGTGACCCGCTGGAGGTGGTTCTTCGGGTCGTCGATCACGATGTCGACCAGCGCCTTGGCCAGCATCAGGACGACCGGAAGCAGCACCGTGGCGAGGGTCGCGCCGAAACTGGGGCGCTTCTCCAGGTCCTCCGAGGGGCGGCTGGGGACCATCGCGTCCGGGGCGGGGATGTCGACCCAGCGGGCGGCGTACTTCGAGAACACCGGGCCCGCGATGATCACCGTAGGAATGGCCACGACCACGCCGAGCGCGAGCGTCACCCCCAGATTGGCGCCGATCGCGTCGATGGCGACGAGCGGCCCCGGGTGCGGGGGAATCAGGCCGTGCATCACCGAGAGGCCGGCGAGCGCGGGGATGCCGATCCGCATCAGGGAGTAGTTGCCGCGCTTGGCGACGAGCAGCACCACCGGGATCAGCAGCACGATGCCGACCTCGAAGAAGAGCGGCAGCCCGATGATCGAGGCGATGGCCACCATCGCCCAGGGCATCGCCCGCCCGCCGGACTTGCCGGCCTTGGCCAGGATGGTGTCGACGATCTGGTCGGCGCCGCCGGAGTCGGCCAGCAGTCTGCCGAGTATGGCGCCGAGCGCGATGAGCACTCCCACGCCGGCGACGGTGCTGCCGAGGCCCGCGCTGAAGCTGGTGATGACCTTGTCGAGGGGCGCGCCCGCGAACGCGCCGAGCGCCAGCGAGCCGATGGTCAGCGCCAGGAAGGCGTGCAGTTTGAAGGTGGTGATGAGCAGGACGATGACGGCGATGCCCGCGAGTACGGCGATGCCCAGCTGGGTGTGGCCGGCCGAGGTGATCGGCTGCGTGGCGTCCGCTGCCAGGAACTCGACGCTGAGTCTGGTCACGGTGGGGATTCCTTAGGTGGTGAGCGTGCGCAGCGCGGCGGCGGCCCGCTCCGCGATGTCCTCGGGGGTGCCGGACACGTCGACGGCGACGCCCGCCTCGTCCGCGCCCAGCGGCTGAAGGGTGGCGAACTGGGAGTCGAGCAGCGCGGCCGGCATGAAGTGGCCCTTGCGCTCGGCCATCCGCCGCTCGATGAGCGCGCGGTCCCCCGTCAGGTGCAGGAAGACGATCCCGGGGGCGGCCGCCCGCAGCCGGTCGCGGTAGCTCCGCTTGAGCGCGGAGCTGCTGACGACGCCGCCGAGCCCGGCCCGGCCGTGCGCCCAGGCGCCGATCGCGTCGAGCCAGGGCCCGCGGTCGGCGTCGTCCAGGGCGATGCCCGCGGACATCTTGGCGACGTTGGCCGCGGGATGGAAGTCGTCGCCCTCGGCGTAGGGGACGCCGAGCCGTGCTGCGACCAGCGGTCCGATGGTGGTCTTGCCGGTCCCGGCAACGCCCATCACCACGATGGTCAGGGGGGAGTTCATGCGGGTGGTGCCTCGCTGTCCTCATCGACATCGATGTCCGTCGCGGCCCACTCAAACTCATTAGGTACGACATATTCAAGAGGTCGTGATGTAAAAGTCATACTTTTAAGGCCCGGGTTCGCGCCCGTAGTCTTGGCCCATGACGACTGGGGCCCGGGGCCTTCACACGCATGTGCTCGACAGCCTGGGCCTGGCCATCACCGCGGGCGAGTACCCGCCCGGCAGCGTGCTGCGCACCGACGAGCTCGCGCAGCGCTTCGACGTCTCGCGCACCGTGGTCCGCGAAGTGGTCCGCGTCCTGGAATCCATGCATCTGGTCGAGTCGCGGCGCCGGGTCGGCGTGACGGTCCGGCCGGCGGAGCAGTGGAACGTGTACGACCCGCAGGTCATCCGGTGGCGTCTGGCCGGCGCCGACCGGCCGCGCCAACTGCGCTCCCTGACCGTGCTGCGCTCGGCCGTGGAGCCGGCCGCGGCCGGGCTCGCCGCCCTGCACGCCACCCCCGCGCAGTGCGCGGCCCTCACCGAGGAGGCCCTCGGCATGGTGGCCACCTCGCGCGGGCGGCAGCTGGAGGCCTACCTCGTGCACGACGTCGCCTTCCACCGGATCGTGCTCAACGCCTCCGGCAACGAGATGTTCGCCCGGCTCGGCGACGTGGTCGCCGAGGTCCTCACCGGCCGCACCCACCACCAGGTCATGTTCCCCGACCCCGACCCGGCAGCCGTCACTTTGCACGTGCGGGTGGCCGCGGCGGTGCGCGAGCGCGACGCCGCGGAGGCCGAACGGCTGACCCGGGAGATCGCGCTCGGCGCCCTCCAGGAGCTCGACGTCCTCGCGCCCTAGGTACGCTGAGCAACAAAAACGCGCACCGGATACCTTTCGGTTACCTCAGAAACAGCTCAAATCTGCCCGTACGTGACATTGGCCACTGCCAAACTGTGCAGACAGCGGGGACTATGGGCGCCGCCGGCTCGTGCCAGGGTGACGACCTGCATCACCGACGCGACCGGTCCCGCACGACCGCATGACCCCTCACAAAGGCGAACTACTCCATGAGTGACCGCACCATGCCTGCGGCCGAGCCCCAGAGTGCCCCCGCGGGGGCGACGACGGGCACCCCCCACATCGACGCCGGTGACGCCGGTTACAGCAAGGACCTCAAGTCCCGCCACATCAACATGATCGCCATCGGCGGCGCGATAGGCACCGGCCTCTTCCTCGGTGCCGGCGGCCGTCTCGCGGGCGCGGGCCCCTCGCTCGCGATCGCCTACGCGGTCTGCGGCGTCTTCGCCTTCTTCGTCGTACGGGCCCTCGGTGAGCTCGTGCTCTACCGTCCCTCCTCGGGCGCCTTCGTCTCCTACGCCCGCGAGTTCATGGGTGAGAAGGGCGCCTACACGGCGGGCTGGCTGTACTTCCTGAACTGGTCGACCACCGCCGTCGCCGACATCACCGCGGCCGCGACCTACGCCCACTTCTGGGCCATGTTCAGCGACGTACCGCAGTGGGTCTGCGCGCTCGTCGCGCTCGCGGTCGTCCTCACCGCCAACCTCATCTCGGTGAAGTACTTCGGCGAGATGGAGTTCTGGTTCGCGATCATCAAGGT
Encoded here:
- a CDS encoding GntT/GntP/DsdX family permease, which gives rise to MTRLSVEFLAADATQPITSAGHTQLGIAVLAGIAVIVLLITTFKLHAFLALTIGSLALGAFAGAPLDKVITSFSAGLGSTVAGVGVLIALGAILGRLLADSGGADQIVDTILAKAGKSGGRAMPWAMVAIASIIGLPLFFEVGIVLLIPVVLLVAKRGNYSLMRIGIPALAGLSVMHGLIPPHPGPLVAIDAIGANLGVTLALGVVVAIPTVIIAGPVFSKYAARWVDIPAPDAMVPSRPSEDLEKRPSFGATLATVLLPVVLMLAKALVDIVIDDPKNHLQRVTDVIGSPLIALLAAVLVALFTLGRAAGFTKERISTTVEKSLAPIAGVLLIVGAGGGFKQTLIDVGVGRMILDFSRDWAIPSLLLAWLIAVAIRLATGSATVATISAAGLVAPLAADMSTAHAALLVLAVGAGSLFFSHVNDAGFWLVKEYFGMSVGQTVKTWSVMETIISVVSLGFVLLLSLVV
- a CDS encoding gluconokinase yields the protein MNSPLTIVVMGVAGTGKTTIGPLVAARLGVPYAEGDDFHPAANVAKMSAGIALDDADRGPWLDAIGAWAHGRAGLGGVVSSSALKRSYRDRLRAAAPGIVFLHLTGDRALIERRMAERKGHFMPAALLDSQFATLQPLGADEAGVAVDVSGTPEDIAERAAAALRTLTT
- a CDS encoding FadR/GntR family transcriptional regulator, with amino-acid sequence MTTGARGLHTHVLDSLGLAITAGEYPPGSVLRTDELAQRFDVSRTVVREVVRVLESMHLVESRRRVGVTVRPAEQWNVYDPQVIRWRLAGADRPRQLRSLTVLRSAVEPAAAGLAALHATPAQCAALTEEALGMVATSRGRQLEAYLVHDVAFHRIVLNASGNEMFARLGDVVAEVLTGRTHHQVMFPDPDPAAVTLHVRVAAAVRERDAAEAERLTREIALGALQELDVLAP